The Glycine soja cultivar W05 chromosome 19, ASM419377v2, whole genome shotgun sequence genomic sequence agtatttaaaCAGTATTAAATTTAAACTCTAATTTATTACACAACTatattttacctaaaaaaaacTGCATGCCATGATGTTAACTTAAAATAACTATAATGAATGTAAATTGTGATACCGAAGAGTTTATCAATATTGGATCATGTTCTTCTGTGgcaattatttcttaaaaaactttttatagaAGAGGACCATAATGTTATGTAAATATCACCGTGGATTTGGAGCATACATCATTATCCATAAAGGTTCCTTATCATAAACATGATGCTAATTTCTTGCACACTTAAATATTGTAGTATGTATTTTTAGACGATAGGGTTTTGTGAATGAGTGTCGGTTTATGCGTCATGGCTTGGACGTGGAAGAGTTGGCGTTTTAAACACAAATCAAAGAAAGAAGAGGTGATACGACAAGTGCCAAGATCTTTGTCGTTTTGATCCCAACGTGTCGTCTGGCACCGCTCCTCTCATTTCCCATAGATTATAGTCTTTGTTCTTTCACCCTTTTATTTTGCTTAATTATTAAATCTCTCGTTATTAACCTAAAAAGGAGGAAGAAAAACAAGGAAAACACCCAAAAATCAGGAATAATTTACTCCTATCCTAACATTAAGGGGAATAATTGGGTGGTGGAAGGACCATGGATATGATGTGTGGGACACCCCCTTTTCAATTCCAATCTAAAAAAGTTCTCTCAAAATAATACTCACTTGCTTTACATTTTAAGCGattcgaaattcaatttgaatttcataataTATCATCCCTTATTAAtcactaagataaaaaaaactctaactctaattgtattaaaaaattatttttactaaatttaattaagatacaatattagtattttttttagatataagtatggttcattaaaaataattacttaaattgGATATAGTCATTAtgagtgataatttttttttttctaaatatttaatacaattgtATACCAATAAATTAGAGCACCTCAAAACCgttaattcaataattttattatactatTCAATTACATATTATcatgcagtaaaaaaatttacccattatcatatataataaatttattaattataataattactcaTATATAAACTGATCTATGATTGGTTGAGAGTGTTTATACTAGTAACGGAAGAAAATTAACTggcacttttatttatttattacaaaagcAATACAATTGTGCCTAGACTTTTTTGTATGGTACTATTGTTAGCGAGTGACTAATTGTGAGCGCATTGATCGGTTAAGAGTGAGTGTGTTAATAGCTCTTGAAGAAGCATAACATTCATTTTTGGGTGGTTGGTTCCCTTGAAAATGTCAACAGATAGCTTTCTATAAATGACCCTTCCTCTAATTTAGTACAAAACATCATTAGCAATAGCATCATCAACAAAACTCCACTCAATTCTATTCCACAAGCTTTCAACCAACTTCATCAAATCATCATCACCAATGCTGAGAGGGATGAcccatatatataacaattaaaaatttaagaccCCATTTTTTATAGTCCACAAAACAAAAGCCGTGTGTTCTGTCTGTCTGTCCCATTCACAACATACCAACAAGTTTCAATGAGCACACATGGTTCTTACAGCATGAGATCCAAGGCCTCCTTTGAAAATGAAGCTAAGGCCACAGGGAAAGAAAGTGGGGTAAGTACTAAATAAACAAAAGcataaaacaaaacacaaaagaaataaaaagaaaaagatatcatttttttattattgttattttgaatattGAGAATTTATGTAATGATGAGAGGTTGTGATAAAAATGGAAATCcagggaggaggaggaggaggtagTGGTGGAGGTGGCAAGAGTGGGAAGACAATGTCCCCCAACAGCAAGGAGAATCTGTTTATAGTTTTTCTGGTGACACTTTGGTACTCTTCAAACATTGGTGTGATCCTTCTGAACAAGTACCTGCTTTCAAACTATGGATTCAAGTTCCCAATCTTCCTCACAATGTGCCACATGTCAGCTTGTGCTGTTCTCAGCTATATCTCCATTGTGTTCTTCAAGGTGGTGCCTCAGCAGATGATCAAATCAAGGTCCCAGTTCATCAAGATTGCAACTTTGAGCCTTGTCTTCTGTGCCTCTGTGGTTGGTGGCAACATCTCCCTCAAGTACCTGGCTGTGTCCTTCAACCAAGCGGTGGGGGCAACCACACCCTTCTTCACTGCTGTCTTTGCCTATTTGGCCACCCTCAAGAGAGAGGCTTGGGTTACCTATGGTGCCCTTATTCCTGTTGTTGCTGGAGTTGTCATTGCAAGTGGGGTATGTCTTGTTCTCTTTAATTTAATCTCactgctttcttttgatttgttgtATTTGAATGTTGTGAATGATCATGGATGTGTTTCTCTTTGAGATTGGGATAGGGGGGCTCTTGATTGATTCATATTGGTGTTTGAAGGGTGTTTGTGTGACTATAGAGACATGTCAATGCTGCATCATGTTCCTTGTGCCACTCCAGATCTGGAGTGGTGTTGGACAGATTAGGTGATGGTGGTTTGTGTGATTTAGTTGATCTTGATTGTTTGAAAGGTATAAGGAATCTGTTTTTCATGAAGTGAAACCTGCTTGGAAGTTAATGAGATCTCAACTTTTCAAGAACTGCAAATCTATGACAATCACTGGGAAAATGATGCTTCTTGGCATTATTCTTTgttgtcttcttctttttggATCTGCACTGTTCTAGTTTATTAGCTTTTATATCAGATAGCCaggtttttgggatttttttaaaaaataatcaactaGCATTGAAGTtacttaattatcattttattttatctaatcatgttatatatatgattatgatGCCTCCCCTAAAGCTTTTCATGAATTAGGCTTTTTGTAGTTATCTACTTATTAAATGTCATGGCATTCTGTGTATTGCACACCACAATATAATTTGTTATACGACTGGCAAGTGGCAACATCATAGCAGTTGCTTTCGACTGGCATCatgcatattttcctttttgttttcccGGCTTATTCATTTTGATTCTGCAGAGCTTCATATTTTTCTTGGTGATTGCAGGGCGAGCCAGGGTTTCACTTATTTGGATTCATTATGTGCCTAAGTGCAACTGCCGCAAGAGCCTTCAAGTCTGTCCTTCAGAGCATTTTACTTTCTTCTGAagggtaaaaatattttacactgtGTCTACGATTTCTAATTTCCTCTTTTTCATCTAACTTCAATAGCTAACTGGCTAAAAATTATAGTAGTATCAAAGATTGCTGAAATCTGCTATCAATATGCTTCCCTTCAGCTTATTTATTTGAAACAAGAAATTGTGCAACAAGAAATAGGGAACTAGCTGTctaaacttatttttcctgGAAAACAACCATTGAAGGATGTTTCAGGAAGTTGTTAGCTGTACTGTGTGTCGAAGATATGATGTCATGACTCATAAGACAtacaatagtatttttttttaataaaaaagctGGAAAGTGATATGCTGTTATATGTAAAAACATACTTCAATTGTGATTTTGCTGTAATTGATCAGTAGCCAAGGTTGTGGAGTGACTAAGAACCAAATTCACATTTGTTGAAAATATTAAGTTATTGTGAATTGTGGATTCAAGAAcacatgttttaaaattttattatattgctTTATTGGACAATGTTTATTCTTTCAGCTCTTTATAGGTATTATTGGTTTGTAATTGAAAATTGTGTCACTAATATTGCTTGCTTTTAACCCATTCCTTTAATCTCATTTGTGATATGTGAGGAAAAACAAAATCTTGTTGAATCCACTTTTTTCTGCAAACTACACTTTCATGAACCGGAAATCATTtggtaagagaaaaaaaatatactctttTCCAACTTGTGTAATCATGCATGTTTTTTGTATCATGATTACTTGATGCATGAAAGATGGACTAGCAGAACACTTCTACCTGAGGAACAAGTTTTTCTTCTCCATTGTTCTTATACGATTGAAAAAAGACAAATGAAAGTTCTAATACCCTGATGTTTCTTGCTTAAAACTTTTCGttgttttttatgtttcctACTTATTTACATTTTAGTCATGTAGGTATGTTTCCTTTTCATATTCATAAATGAATTATTCTTAAGCAAGACCTATTGGTTACATGAACTATATTTGTTTAAGTTATACCGTAAATTAGTAATGAATGGCCGTCTAAATACTCAGCTTCTTAATGATGTGTATATGTGGTTCTCTGCAAACTTAGAGCCAAAATTATAGCTTAACTTGAGTGGAGGCAGTCACAACATGATAATACAACTTGAGAAtcaatattctttttcttcattataaTTGAAATCTTGGATGGTTTTAGATTTGAATAGTCTTCGTTGTCGAGCAGATTGTGTCTATCATGATACCATCTATGCCTTTTCACTTGGCTTTAATTTCGAACCCaacaaataactattttttgctGAAAGTTTTGGCTAACAGCATGTTACTTTCAGAGTTTTAGTTACTTGACAATAGGAAGTTTTTATACTATATGCATTTTggtatatgattaattttaaatatataaaataggaAATGAGCAGTAGTTGTGAACAAAGGTGTGATTAAAACTTTCTCATCCGTAACTTAGATATAGgatgagtttgtttaaacttttaaaaaagcaactttaaaataagtgttttttatataagcatttttttaagaagcagATAGATTTTGCTTCTTAAAATAAGCAGAAAATTGTTTTTTGTAAGCAGAAACAATTTAGGCAAACACactattaaaaatagaaagttgcttatttgattaaaataaacacttatttcaacaaataagtttaaacaaactggtTCATAATTCCACTCTTGCCTTTCTCTACAGTGAAACTGCTGCTTCTCAAGTGTCCTTAAAACTGTATTACATCACCTCTCATGTGTTATCCATATGAAATGCTTCAATTTTTGTAAAGGATTAATGCCTAACATTATAGTAAACACACATTCTTATGTATTTACTTATTGTGTTCAAGTACAACAGGGTGACTATCTGTTTCCTTTTTCTAACTTTCAAACTTTGGCTAAATTATTTGTACTCAAAACACAACTTAAGATACTGGAAATTTTTATGTTCTCCAAGTTATTAGTATTAGTATGACAATGACCAGAACTTGAGGTTCCTCCTCCCCATTATCTCATGGACTTCATAAACCATAATTGCATAAGCCTTTTTTGGCTGATACAAAATGCTTATAATGTTGCATCCCCTTCAACTTAACAGGGAAAAGTTGAACTCAATGAATTTGCTCCTGTATATGTCTCCAATCGCGGTTCTAGTTTTGTTGCCTGCAGCACTTATAATGGAGCCAAATGTCGTAGATGTCACATTGACGCTTGCAAAGGACCATAAATCAATGTGgctacttctttttctaaacTCAGTCATAGCGTATGCAGCAAACTTAACAAACTTCTTGGTGACTAAACATACCAGTGCTCTCACACTCCAGGTTTGCCTCTTTGTCACTACTAGaacttatgaaaaatatttagttaaaagctaaaataataagaccaaatttcttttattcattaaaaCTGAAAATCACTTTTACCTAAACTAAATGTTTTGACCCTGTAACATAAGACTCGAAATCACATAGGCTAAAATAGAATTTCCTTTtgttatctatattttttgttttagtttgatGCTCTAAGTTCTAAATTCCACTTTTGTCTCTTAAAGTGTCTTTCTTAGACTAAATTAAGTTCTTCTATCAATTTTTGGCACTATCAATGTCAATTTTGACTGATGTggcaaatatttatttgatgtgACATCTTTCATTATTTGTCATGTATCTCTAAGTTAACCAAGTGTGATAAACTAAAGGAAACTAAAGGAGTTGTAAGGTAAACTTGatggtaaaagaaaaagagagaggaaaAGATTATGGGTTTGATTTGCCTGCTAataaaatactaacaattaatatttattaataaaaaaaaagtgtgataaaCTAATGAAAGGATTAATTTAGATTACCTGAGACTCTTTAAGAAAACAAAGTGAAACTTTTCAAACTTAAGGATGAAACTGAAACtcttaaaaattctattttatccaaatcacatAAAAAATTCATGTCAAAGTGTGCTTAAAGCAAACTTGCTTTGTTACTTCATGAAATTCATACACTGAATTCCCTCTAAAATTATGTTAAACAGGTATTAGGCAATGCAAAAGGTGCCGTAGCTGTTGTAATCTCAATACTCCTATTCAGAAACCCTGTCACTGTTCTTGGCATGGGTGGCTATACAATTACCGTGATGGGAGTAGCTGCATATGGAGAAACAAAAAGGAGGTTTAGATGAACAATCTCTAACATTCACCGATTGTCTGATTCGTGTATTTTATTGTAGTTTATTTATATGAACAAGATTCTTTGTAACGTGACTAGGAGTAGAAGGGAGCCATTTTATAATGTTATTCTGTTGTATCTAccacataaatatttatttatcactgGTACATTTTGTCCTAAGTAagtgtaccaaaaaaaaattgtaatgagTTGAAGCACGAGAATTATGCTTAGGAATGCGTCAGAGGCAATAGTTACTAATGAAGAGAAAGTTGATAGCAAACTAGGATCTGAGCACCATCTTGCCCTCCACCCTTAATGTCATTATGCTCACGTTCATTATAGACAAACATATGAAGCAAACAAATGAAAAGggaatgataaaatataaaagttaaaaaaaaaaatagaagcctctcaaataaagaaaatgtaaaaacaaaaaagagataGAGAAAAGTTATACTCATCTCAGTTTggctttatattttttcaccTTAAGAAAGACTTAAAGACAATGACAAAGGCAATAGTAGGAATCAATGCAATGGGGATGATTGTTCAGAACATGTAGTCtgaaaaaatttcaatgttGTGGAAATTAAAGGAGAatctgaataaataaaaaatcaaatgcaaaaaatgaaagaagtaaatttttttttaaaatactcatATTGGGTCTCTTTTAAATATACACATTCcttatttcttctttcatttgttgccttttcttttccaactctgtttgaattttaaaatagaaacattatGATACTAACAATtcctatgataaaaaataattttgattatatagTCCATAAAATCAGGTTACATTAAATCTTAGATTGATGTGAATTAATAATTCAATTGAAATAAAAGAATGTATAGAAAGACGACACATAAGATTTTTATGTTGAAATGTGCTAATATAGATTGACATGGGATAGATGAGTAATTTAGGAGAGAACTTTTAGGATGAAATGCACTTATAAGTTGACATGTGATCAATAAGAACTCCAGATAGAATTATTTTGTATTAGCATAGATTTTAAATAGTAATGTTATATCCTCCTAGGCATTCTCCTACTACATTATAAagcattaaatgaaaaaataaatacatttaaggtgttaaaaatataaacat encodes the following:
- the LOC114399113 gene encoding UDP-URONIC ACID TRANSPORTER 1-like isoform X1, yielding MSTHGSYSMRSKASFENEAKATGKESGGGGGGGSGGGGKSGKTMSPNSKENLFIVFLVTLWYSSNIGVILLNKYLLSNYGFKFPIFLTMCHMSACAVLSYISIVFFKVVPQQMIKSRSQFIKIATLSLVFCASVVGGNISLKYLAVSFNQAVGATTPFFTAVFAYLATLKREAWVTYGALIPVVAGVVIASGGEPGFHLFGFIMCLSATAARAFKSVLQSILLSSEGEKLNSMNLLLYMSPIAVLVLLPAALIMEPNVVDVTLTLAKDHKSMWLLLFLNSVIAYAANLTNFLVTKHTSALTLQVLGNAKGAVAVVISILLFRNPVTVLGMGGYTITVMGVAAYGETKRRFR
- the LOC114399113 gene encoding UDP-URONIC ACID TRANSPORTER 1-like isoform X2, producing MSTHGSYSMRSKASFENEAKATGKESGGGGGGSGGGGKSGKTMSPNSKENLFIVFLVTLWYSSNIGVILLNKYLLSNYGFKFPIFLTMCHMSACAVLSYISIVFFKVVPQQMIKSRSQFIKIATLSLVFCASVVGGNISLKYLAVSFNQAVGATTPFFTAVFAYLATLKREAWVTYGALIPVVAGVVIASGGEPGFHLFGFIMCLSATAARAFKSVLQSILLSSEGEKLNSMNLLLYMSPIAVLVLLPAALIMEPNVVDVTLTLAKDHKSMWLLLFLNSVIAYAANLTNFLVTKHTSALTLQVLGNAKGAVAVVISILLFRNPVTVLGMGGYTITVMGVAAYGETKRRFR